From a region of the Triticum aestivum cultivar Chinese Spring chromosome 7D, IWGSC CS RefSeq v2.1, whole genome shotgun sequence genome:
- the LOC123168204 gene encoding uncharacterized protein, translated as MASGGYGYGGPYSYYQPAAAPFYYAQRPARGGGGGGGSCPPLHLFLLLATLLLLAATSLYARCEAAVESMAQQLRPLLILSPLLLIVAVQLWVATSGDNQGRGGGALAYLLSQVTPGDRYQSGHGAPYGQWDGGSSPWGVAVVLVLVLILVSYQSSFQEWRLFPLRGR; from the coding sequence ATGGCGAGCGGCGGCTACGGCTACGGCGGCCCCTACTCCTACTACCAGCCTGCGGCCGCGCCCTTCTACTACGCGCAGCGGCCGGcgagaggcggcggtggcggcggcggctcgtgcCCGCCGCTCCACCTCTTCCTGCTGCTCGCGAcgctgctcctcctcgccgccACCTCGCTGTACGCGCGGTGCGAGGCGGCGGTGGAGAGCATGGCACAGCAGCTCCGGCCGCTGCTCATCCTGTCCCCGCTGCTGCTCATCGTCGCCGTGCAGCTCTGGGTGGCGACCAGCGGGGATAATCAAGGGCGAGGCGGGGGCGCCCTCGCGTACCTCCTCTCGCAGGTGACGCCGGGGGACCGGTACCAGAGCGGCCATGGCGCCCCGTACGGCCAGTGGGACGGCGGCTCGTCGCCGTGGGGTGTGGCGGTGGTGCTCGTGCTCGTCCTCATATTGGTCTCGTACCAGTCTTCGTTCCAGGAGTGGCGGCTGTTCCCGCTGCGCGGCCGGTGA